One Trichosurus vulpecula isolate mTriVul1 chromosome 7, mTriVul1.pri, whole genome shotgun sequence genomic region harbors:
- the LOC118858683 gene encoding G kinase-anchoring protein 1-like, protein MASAVISSVPTTASRFALLQVDSGSGSDSEPGKGRGRNPGKSQTLGSKPTTNEKKKEKRRKKKEQQQSEANELRNIAFKKIPQKSSQVVCSSPQELSLPNPVQKDLQEENWQEWRQRDEQEYENVENASPQSKGVNKKEKRKNHQGRDKPLTVSLKDFQSEANIDHLSKKTEEVYLKDGRTERLKLELERKDAEIQKLKNNITQWEAKYKEVKARNAQLLKMLQEGEMKDKAEILLQVDESQSIKNELTLQVTSLHAALEQERSKVKALQAELTKYQGGRKGKRNSESDQCR, encoded by the coding sequence ATGGCTTCAGCTGTAATCAGTTCTGTTCCCACTACTGCATCTCGTTTCGCTCTCTTGCAAGTAGATAGTGGCAGTGGTTCTGATTCTGAGCCTGGGAAGGGCAGAGGTCGAAATCCTGGAAAGTCCCAAACTTTGGGGAGCAAACCAACCAcgaatgaaaagaagaaagaaaaaagaagaaagaagaaggaacagCAGCAGAGTGAAGCAAATGAGCTGAGGAATATTGCTTTTAAGAAGATTCCCCAGAAATCCTCCCAGGTAGTTTGTAGCTCTCCACAGGAGCTTTCATTGCCAAACCCAGTACAGAAAGACTTACAAGAAGAGAATTGGCAAGagtggagacagagagatgaacaGGAATATGAGAACGTCGAGAATGCTTCCCCTCAATCCAAAGGtgtgaataaaaaagaaaaaagaaagaatcatcAGGGGAGGGACAAACCGCTCACAGTGTCGCTGAAAGACTTCCAGTCGGAAGCAAACATAGATCACCTTAGTAAAAAAACTGAGGAGGTATACTTGAAAGATGGAAGAACAGAAAGACTAAAGTTGGAACTCGAAAGAAAAGATGCTGAAATTCAGAAGTTGAAAAATAACATCACTCAGTGGGAGGCAAAATATAAAGAAGTAAAAGCAAGGAATGCTCAGTTATTGAAAATGTTGCAAGAAGGTGAAATGAAAGACAAAGCAGAAATACTTCTTCAAGTTGATGAATCACAAAGTATCAAAAATGAGCTAACCTTACAGGTGACTTCACTTCATGCTGCATTAGAGCAAGAAAGATCAAAAGTGAAGGCATTACAAGCAGAATTAACAAAATATCAGGGtggcagaaaagggaaaagaaactcCGAGTCTGACCAGTGTAGGTGA